Proteins encoded together in one Candidatus Peregrinibacteria bacterium window:
- a CDS encoding antA/AntB antirepressor family protein, producing MNEIININVVQKDIQGEKKRFVNARELHKWLGVGRRFATWITDRISKYDFIDDLDFFTVPKSGNGVKARSDGQLIDAITGQVIPKEYIISIDMAKELAMVENNEMGKKIRKYFIRVESDFKKVMAIATQDPKFVNQLAEKFEETRNETKEYRKDFTDSIKDFVEVKNYGTYTNMLYDFLFLEKAKEYRELLDLAKSDLTRNSMYEEILLIIGAFETGLSGEVENKFNDLDRMLTKEEFTEVFNKFSAQKNWKVYQKRARSIMSTYDEELRNIKHPKLIDYKKEFSHEDIQKLLS from the coding sequence ATGAATGAAATTATAAATATCAATGTTGTCCAAAAAGATATCCAAGGGGAGAAAAAAAGATTTGTGAATGCCCGTGAACTTCATAAGTGGCTGGGGGTTGGAAGACGATTTGCCACATGGATTACTGATAGAATCAGTAAGTACGATTTTATCGATGATCTGGATTTTTTTACCGTTCCCAAATCGGGGAACGGTGTAAAAGCCCGTTCTGATGGGCAATTGATAGATGCTATAACTGGTCAAGTTATCCCAAAAGAATACATTATTTCAATCGATATGGCGAAAGAATTAGCTATGGTTGAAAACAATGAAATGGGTAAAAAAATCAGGAAATATTTTATTCGGGTGGAGTCTGATTTCAAAAAAGTTATGGCAATTGCCACTCAAGATCCAAAATTTGTAAATCAATTGGCAGAGAAATTTGAAGAGACGAGAAATGAAACAAAAGAATATCGTAAAGATTTCACAGATAGCATCAAAGATTTTGTTGAAGTGAAAAATTATGGGACATACACCAACATGCTTTATGATTTTTTATTTTTGGAAAAAGCAAAAGAATACAGGGAATTGTTAGATCTTGCTAAATCCGATCTCACCAGAAATTCAATGTATGAAGAAATATTACTTATTATCGGAGCTTTTGAAACTGGGCTATCTGGTGAAGTGGAAAATAAATTTAATGACTTGGACCGAATGCTCACCAAGGAGGAGTTTACTGAGGTTTTTAATAAATTTTCTGCTCAAAAAAACTGGAAAGTATATCAAAAGAGAGCAAGAAGTATTATGTCCACTTATGACGAAGAACTTCGAAATATTAAACATCCAAAACTCATTGATTATAAAAAAGAATTTAGCCACGAGGATATACAAAAACTTTTATCTTAA
- a CDS encoding replication-associated recombination protein A: MEPLASKIRPKSLEEFYGQEHLVGAGKPLRVAIEEKHLFSFVLWGPPGVGKTTLARIYAHAIDAEVYELSAVSAGKADIRKIVDEQFFGRPKVLFLDEIHRFNKAQQDFLLPAVEKGDLTLIGATTENPSFEIISPLLSRCRVFTLHSLDDSYMEKILHKSGYEMNDEAREWLIRMANGDARQAITMIENTHSLYKKITTETLKDTLQSKFLRYDKAGEEHYNLISAFIKSMRASQPDSALYYMARMLDSGEDPKFIARRMVIFASEDIGIAVPTALVVANEVFRSVETIGLPECALNLAHGVTYLSNCKKDRSVCDALGQAMKDVKEYGNLPVPLNLRNAETKLMKELNYGKNYEKYTKEDLMPEKLRGRRYF; the protein is encoded by the coding sequence ATGGAACCACTGGCATCAAAAATTAGGCCGAAATCGCTTGAGGAGTTTTATGGACAAGAGCATCTCGTGGGGGCAGGTAAACCGCTACGTGTTGCGATAGAAGAGAAACATCTTTTTTCTTTTGTTTTGTGGGGGCCTCCCGGAGTTGGCAAGACTACGCTTGCGAGGATTTATGCACATGCGATTGATGCAGAGGTTTATGAGCTATCTGCGGTGTCGGCCGGCAAGGCCGACATCCGAAAAATTGTCGATGAACAATTTTTCGGCCGCCCAAAAGTCCTCTTCCTCGACGAAATCCACAGATTCAACAAAGCCCAACAGGACTTCCTCCTCCCTGCGGTTGAAAAAGGTGATCTCACTCTGATCGGCGCCACTACCGAGAACCCAAGTTTTGAAATCATATCTCCCCTACTCTCGAGGTGCAGAGTTTTTACCCTGCATTCACTGGATGACTCCTACATGGAAAAGATTTTACATAAGAGCGGATACGAGATGAACGATGAAGCCAGAGAGTGGTTGATACGCATGGCAAATGGAGACGCCAGACAAGCGATCACCATGATCGAAAACACACATTCTCTATACAAAAAAATCACCACGGAGACGCTCAAAGACACTTTGCAATCAAAATTCCTCAGATACGACAAAGCAGGAGAAGAACACTACAATCTCATAAGCGCATTTATAAAAAGCATGCGCGCCAGCCAACCCGACAGCGCCTTATATTATATGGCACGCATGTTGGATTCCGGCGAAGACCCAAAATTCATCGCTAGAAGAATGGTAATTTTCGCCAGCGAAGACATCGGCATCGCCGTCCCAACCGCCCTCGTCGTCGCAAACGAAGTTTTCCGCTCCGTTGAAACCATCGGCCTCCCCGAATGCGCCCTAAACCTCGCCCACGGCGTCACATATCTCTCAAATTGCAAGAAGGATAGGAGCGTCTGCGATGCCCTCGGCCAAGCTATGAAAGATGTAAAAGAATATGGCAACCTCCCCGTCCCCCTAAACCTCCGCAATGCCGAAACCAAACTCATGAAAGAACTCAACTACGGCAAAAATTATGAAAAATATACGAAAGAAGATCTGATGCCGGAGAAGCTGAGGGGGAGGAGGTATTTTTAA
- a CDS encoding NYN domain-containing protein — protein sequence MKNNVKNYAFIDGQNLHLGTTETGWSIDYKRFRIYLRDKHNVDEAYYFLGYVSEEQQELYNNLQRAGFIVSFREHKEAFVGKKKGNVDTDIVFEMMKALIDEDFNKIILVSGDGDYKKTVDYLIKKGKFEKILFPNQKKASSLYKNLGNKFFMDLSQNGLQEKLEYKKRKG from the coding sequence ATGAAAAATAACGTAAAAAACTACGCATTCATTGATGGACAAAATCTTCATTTGGGAACGACTGAAACTGGATGGAGTATTGATTATAAACGATTCCGTATCTATTTGCGTGATAAACATAACGTGGATGAAGCTTATTACTTTTTAGGCTACGTTTCAGAAGAGCAACAAGAATTATATAATAATCTACAACGTGCGGGCTTTATTGTCTCTTTTAGAGAACATAAAGAAGCATTTGTCGGAAAGAAAAAAGGTAATGTAGATACAGATATTGTTTTTGAAATGATGAAGGCTCTTATTGATGAAGATTTCAATAAAATTATTTTAGTTTCTGGTGATGGTGATTATAAAAAAACAGTGGATTACTTGATAAAGAAAGGGAAGTTTGAAAAAATCCTCTTCCCGAATCAGAAAAAAGCATCTTCTCTATATAAAAATCTGGGGAATAAGTTTTTTATGGATTTAAGTCAGAATGGACTACAAGAAAAACTTGAATACAAAAAAAGAAAAGGGTAG